The following coding sequences are from one Thunnus maccoyii chromosome 17, fThuMac1.1, whole genome shotgun sequence window:
- the grm1a gene encoding metabotropic glutamate receptor 1 produces MWHNMARVKMGLFALLCLPTFFFRVLVLSHSSSIYERSVVPRAAPRSVARMDGDVIIGALFSVHHQPSAEKVAERKCGDVREQYGIQRVEAMFHTLDRINADPNLLPNISLGCEIRDSCWHSSVALEQSIEFIRDSLISIRDDKDGSKWCIDGTPSNQPPPTKKPIAGVIGPGSSSVAIQVQNLLQLFNIPQIAYSATSIDLSDKTLFKYFLRVVPSDVLQARAMLDIVKRYNWTYVSAVHTEGNYGESGMEAFKELASQEGLCIAHSDKIYSNAGEKHFDRLLRKLRERLPKARVVVCFCEGMTVRGLLMAMRRLGVFGEFLIIGSDGWADRYEVVEGYEQEAEGGITMKLQSEVVKSFDDYYLKLRLDTNTRNPWFPEFWQYRFQCRLPGHPQENKNYKKVCSGNESLHENYVQDSKMGFVINAIYAMAHGLHDMHKEMCPGQTGLCNAMDPIDGSRLLDYLLKTSFGGVSGEDIYFDENGDTPGRYDIMNLQSVGDSRYDYINVGSWHEGILNIDDNKLWMNNSDMVRSVCSEACSKGQIKVIRKGEVSCCWICTTCKDNEYVQDEFTCKACELGWWPDDDLAVCQPLPLKYLDWADVESIVAVVFSCVGILITSFVTFIFIQYRDTPVVKSSSRELCYIILAGIFLGYICPFTLIARPTVASCYLQRLLVGLSSAMCYSALVTKTNRIARILAGSKKKICTRKPRFMSAWAQVIIAFMLISVQLTLEITLIILEPPEPIKSYPSIREVYLICNTSNVGMVAPLGYNGLLIMSCTYYAFKTRNVPANFNEAKYIAFTMYTTCIIWLAFVPIYFGSNYKIITTSFSVSLSVTVALGCMFTPKMYIIIAKPERNVRSAFTTSDVVRMHVGDGKSAAPCGSNSLLNMFRRKKPGSGNANSNGKSVSWSESGARHPPRGGNVWHRLSVHVRKQEASLNQTAVIRPLTNTPDPHSCEPSTCDLGTDPHLPQEPPGAKPLYNRVEQGDEDDAQRPLWTPTCSGQMQGLEPHLDKPASYLPPHLTGCTTERLQGALVDTHSSHVPALNDHTREEIPANEPLSLTPSHLPLVPKVGVFEKEGLEDEELDLLHCYIYDAKEEGEGEDGESEDLTQNKPTLEDSLALSPPSPFRDSVYSGESIIGSPSIESMLGSPPSSVYTSDILRDFAHSSSTL; encoded by the exons ATGTGGCACAATATGGCACGCGTAAAGATGGGTCTCTTCGCTCTCCTGTGTCTCCCCACGTTTTTCTTCCGTGTCCTCGTGCTctcccacagcagcagcatctatGAGCGGTCAGTGGTCCCCCGCGCCGCGCCTCGCTCCGTGGCCCGAATGGACGGAGACGTGATCATCGGCGCGCTCTTCTCCGTCCACCACCAGCCGTCTGCGGAGAAAGTGGCCGAGCGGAAGTGCGGGGACGTCCGCGAGCAGTATGGCATCCAAAGGGTGGAAGCCATGTTCCACACTTTGGACCGGATCAACGCTGACCCGAACCTGCTCCCAAACATCAGCCTGGGCTGTGAGATCCGGGATTCCTGCTGGCACTCCTCCGTGGCCCTGGAGCAGAGCATCGAGTTCATCCGGGACTCCCTCATCTCCATCCGAGATGATAAGGACGGGTCCAAATGGTGCATTGACGGTACCCCGTCCAACCAGCCTCCACCCACCAAGAAGCCCATCGCCGGAGTGATCGGACCGGGATCCAGCTCTGTTGCCATTCAGGTGCAGAAcctgctgcagctcttcaacATCCCGCAGATCGCCTACTCTGCCACCAGCATCGACCTGAGTGATAAGACTCTGTTCAAGTACTTCCTGAGGGTCGTGCCCTCGGACGTCCTGCAAGCCCGGGCCATGCTGGACATTGTCAAGCGGTACAACTGGACCTATGTGTCTGCGGTGCACACTGAGG GAAACTATGGGGAGAGTGGCATGGAGGCCTTCAAGGAGCTGGCCTCTCAGGAAGGCTTATGCATTGCCCACTCGGACAAAATCTACAGCAATGCGGGGGAGAAACACTTTGATCGCCTTTTGAGGAAACTACGAGAGCGTCTACCCAAAGCGCGTGTAGTGGTATGTTTCTGCGAAGGCATGACTGTCCGAGGTCTCCTGATGGCCATGAGGCGACTGGGGGTGTTTGGGGAGTTCCTCATCATCGGCAG TGATGGATGGGCAGACCGTTATGAGGTTGTGGAGGGCTATGAGCAGGAAGCAGAGGGAGGAATCACTATGAAGCTGCAGTCTGAGGTGGTCAAGTCCTTTGATGACTACTACCTGAAGCTGCGTCTGGACACCAATACCAGGAACCCTTGGTTCCCCGAGTTCTGGCAGTACCGCTTCCAGTGCCGCCTACCCGGCCATCCACAGGAGAACAAGAACTACAAGAAAGTCTGCTCTG GAAATGAGAGTCTGCATGAAAACTATGTTCAGGATAGTAAGATGGGCTTTGTCATCAATGCCATCTATGCCATGGCCCACGGCCTCCATGATATGCACAAGGAGATGTGCCCGGGGCAGACAGGGCTCTGTAATGCCATGGACCCTATCGACGGTAGCAGGCTGCTGGACTACCTGCTCAAGACGTCCTTTGGAGGAGTCTCAGGGGAGGACATTTATTTTGATGAAAACGGAGACACCCCAGGAAG GTATGACATCATGAATCTACAGAGCGTGGGGGATAGTCGCTATGACTACATAAACGTGGGCTCCTGGCATGAGGGCATCTTGAATATCGATGACAACAAGCTGTGGATGAACAACAGTGACATGGTCCGTTCAGTCTGCAGTGAAGCCTGCTCTAAAGGACAAATCAAG GTGATAAGGAAGGGCGAGGTGAGCTGCTGTTGGATCTGCACCACATGCAAGGACAATGAGTACGTCCAGGATGAGTTTACCTGCAAGGCCTGTGAGCTGGGATGGTGGCCTGATGATGACCTGGCAG TCTGCCAGCCCCTGCCTCTGAAGTATCTTGACTGGGCGGATGTGGAATCCATAGTCGCAGTGGTTTTCTCCTGCGTGGGCATCCTGATCACCTCCTTTGtcaccttcatcttcatccagTACCGTGATACCCCTGTGGTGAAGTCCTCCAGCAGAGAACTCTGTTATATCATCTTGGCAGGCATCTTCCTGGGCTACATCTGTCCGTTCACCTTGATTGCCCGTCCCACAGTGGCCTCCTGCTATTTGCAGCGGCTCCTGGTGGGCCTGTCATCTGCCATGTGCTACTCCGCCCTGGTGACCAAAACTAACCGCATCGCCCGCATTCTGGCAGGCAGCAAGAAGAAGATCTGCACCAGGAAGCCCCGTTTCATGAGCGCCTGGGCCCAGGTGATTATCGCCTTTATGTTAATCAGTGTACAGCTAACTCTGGAGATCACGCTCATCATTCTGGAGCCCCCTGAGCCCATCAAGTCGTACCCGAGCATTCGTGAGGTCTACCTCATCTGTAATACCAGCAACGTGGGCATGGTGGCACCACTGGGCTACAATGGCCTGCTAATCATGAGCTGCACCTATTATGCCTTCAAGACACGGAACGTCCCAGCCAATTTTAATGAGGCTAAATATATTGCCTTTACAATGTACACTACCTGCATCATCTGGTTGGCCTTTGTGCCCATCTACTTTGGCTCCAACTACAAGATCATAACCACATCTTTCTCTGTCAGCCTGAGTGTGACAGTGGCACTGGGGTGCATGTTCACACCAAAGATGTACATTATCATCGCCAAACCAGAGAGGAATGTCCGAAGCGCCTTCACCACATCTGATGTGGTGCGAATGCATGTTGGAGATGGAAAGTCTGCAGCTCCCTGCGGGAGCAACAGTCTCCTCAATATGTTCCGCCGGAAGAAGCCTGGATCTGGCAATGCCAA TTCTAATGGCAAGTCTGTGTCATGGTCTGAATCAGGTGCAAGACACCCTCCGAGGGGGGGGAATGTGTGGCACAGACTGTCTGTGCATGTGAGGAAACAGGAAGCCAGCTTGAATCAGACGGCGGTCATCAGGCCCCTAACTAACACCCCCGACCCCCACAGTTGTGAGCCCTCCACCTGCGACCTTGGCACAGATCCCCATCTCCCCCAAGAACCACCTGGTGCTAAGCCTCTATACAACCGGGTGGAACAGGGCGACGAGGATGATGCGCAGCGCCCCCTCTGGACTCCGACTTGCTCTGGACAGATGCAAGGCCTGGAGCCCCATTTAGATAAGCCGGCTTCTTATTTGCCCCCTCACTTGACGGGCTGCACCACAGAGCGCTTGCAGGGGGCCTTGGTGGACACACACAGCTCCCATGTCCCTGCACTGAATGACCACACCAGGGAGGAAATCCCTGCCAACGAGCCTTTGAGCTTAACACCCTCTCATCTTCCTTTGGTCCCAAAAGTGGGGGTGTTTGAAAAGGAGGGGCTCGAGGACGAGGAACTGGACCTCTTACACTGCTACATTTATGATGCcaaggaggagggggagggggaggacgGGGAAAGCGAGGATTTAACTCAGAACAAGCCAACTCTGGAGGATTCCCTGGCTCtgtctcccccctcccccttcagAGACTCTGTGTATTCAGGGGAGTCTATCATCGGCTCCCCCAGCATTGAGTCGATGCTCGGTAGCCCCCCGAGCTCAGTCTACACCTCAGACATCCTCCGAGACTTCGCACACAGCTCCTCAACACTGTGA